The proteins below come from a single Nostoc sp. KVJ3 genomic window:
- the pdhA gene encoding pyruvate dehydrogenase (acetyl-transferring) E1 component subunit alpha translates to MVQERTLPTFNPATTHITKEEGLRLYEDMVLGRLFEDKCAEMYYRGKMFGFVHLYNGQEAVCSGVVQSMRPGEDYVCSTYRDHVHALSAGVPAREVMAELFGKATGCSKGRGGSMHMFSAEHRLLGGYAFVAEGIPVAAGAAFQSKYRREVLGDKNADQVTACFFGDGAANNGQFFETLNMAALWKLPILFVVENNKWAIGMSHERATSQPEIYKKASVFNMVGVEVDGMDVLAVRAVAQEAVARARAGEGPTLIEALTYRFRGHSLADPDEMRSKAEKEFWFARDPIKKLAAYLLEQNLADEGEIKAIDRKIQDVIDEAVKFAESSPEPDPSELYRFVFAEDE, encoded by the coding sequence ATGGTTCAAGAGCGTACTTTACCCACATTTAATCCTGCTACTACGCACATTACAAAGGAAGAAGGATTACGGTTGTATGAGGACATGGTGTTAGGGCGCTTGTTTGAAGACAAGTGTGCTGAAATGTACTACAGAGGCAAAATGTTTGGTTTTGTCCATTTGTACAACGGTCAAGAAGCCGTTTGCAGTGGTGTTGTGCAGTCAATGCGACCGGGTGAAGATTACGTTTGTAGTACTTACCGCGACCACGTTCATGCTCTGAGTGCGGGTGTACCAGCAAGAGAAGTAATGGCAGAACTATTTGGTAAAGCCACAGGTTGCAGCAAAGGGCGCGGTGGTTCCATGCACATGTTTTCTGCGGAACATCGCTTGCTGGGTGGCTATGCTTTTGTGGCTGAGGGAATTCCTGTCGCGGCTGGGGCGGCTTTTCAAAGCAAATACCGCCGCGAAGTGCTAGGAGATAAAAATGCTGACCAAGTGACAGCTTGCTTTTTTGGTGACGGTGCAGCTAATAACGGTCAGTTTTTTGAGACACTAAATATGGCAGCTTTATGGAAACTGCCAATTTTGTTTGTAGTTGAAAATAATAAGTGGGCCATTGGTATGTCTCACGAGCGAGCAACTTCCCAGCCAGAAATTTACAAAAAAGCCAGTGTGTTTAACATGGTGGGCGTGGAAGTAGATGGTATGGATGTATTAGCAGTCCGAGCCGTGGCCCAAGAAGCTGTAGCCCGTGCCCGCGCAGGTGAAGGGCCAACATTAATTGAGGCTCTTACCTACCGCTTCCGTGGTCACTCGTTGGCAGACCCAGATGAAATGCGAAGCAAAGCCGAGAAAGAATTTTGGTTCGCCCGTGACCCAATTAAGAAGTTAGCAGCTTATTTGCTGGAGCAAAATCTGGCAGATGAGGGAGAAATCAAAGCTATTGATCGTAAAATTCAGGATGTAATCGACGAGGCGGTTAAGTTCGCCGAAAGCAGCCCTGAACCAGACCCCAGTGAATTATATCGTTTCGTGTTTGCAGAAGACGAGTAA
- a CDS encoding aldose epimerase, with protein MFSIAVQQQQYKTYILSDEGASSQLEVVPERGGIITRWRIQGQEIFYLDTERFTHPDLSVRGGNPILFPICGNLPDNTYTHNGQKYTLKQHGFARELPWKATEQETGDKASLTVVLDSNEQTKAVYPFDFQLAFTYELQGNTLEVRQQYKNLSSTPMPFSAGFHPYFLCGDKTQLEIEIPSKQYQDNQTKEFHSFDGNFDFNRDEIDFAFGQLTSQSATAIDGSRKLKLTLDYDDFSTYLVFWTVKGKDFYCLEPWSATRNSLNTGDNLTVLAPGASHTASVRLTANFF; from the coding sequence GTGTTTAGCATTGCAGTTCAACAGCAACAGTACAAAACGTATATTCTTTCTGACGAAGGCGCTAGTTCTCAGTTGGAAGTTGTACCAGAACGCGGTGGGATCATTACCCGCTGGCGCATTCAAGGACAAGAAATTTTTTACCTGGACACTGAACGCTTTACTCATCCTGATTTGAGTGTCAGAGGTGGAAATCCAATTTTGTTTCCGATTTGTGGCAATCTTCCAGATAATACTTATACTCATAACGGGCAAAAATATACTCTCAAACAACACGGTTTTGCCCGTGAATTGCCGTGGAAAGCAACAGAACAAGAAACTGGAGATAAAGCTAGTCTGACTGTTGTTCTTGATAGCAATGAGCAAACTAAGGCAGTTTATCCTTTTGATTTTCAACTGGCTTTCACCTACGAACTTCAAGGTAATACTCTAGAAGTCCGCCAGCAGTATAAAAACTTGTCATCCACACCAATGCCTTTTTCGGCTGGTTTCCATCCCTACTTTTTGTGTGGTGATAAAACTCAGTTAGAGATTGAAATTCCCTCTAAGCAGTATCAAGACAATCAAACTAAGGAATTTCACTCTTTTGACGGCAATTTTGACTTTAACCGTGATGAAATTGACTTTGCCTTTGGGCAGTTAACGAGTCAATCGGCCACTGCGATAGATGGCAGCCGGAAGTTAAAACTCACCTTGGATTATGATGATTTCTCTACTTACCTGGTATTTTGGACAGTTAAAGGCAAAGATTTTTACTGTCTAGAACCGTGGAGTGCAACTCGTAACTCTCTCAATACTGGTGATAACCTGACTGTGTTAGCGCCAGGAGCTAGCCACACAGCATCTGTAAGGTTGACGGCTAATTTTTTCTAA
- a CDS encoding RNA polymerase sigma factor: MQANFEQKAFISLVGLKTENLPVKEIRLQDLSGNDYTYFWQLWEQYRDYLYSRCLQWMGGNRHDAEDLFSRAMLKAWNQWPEYGSRITKPRAWLSRLIQNLCIDLHRERKREAQRIKNFEDIQFADYAVVTSRLESPESEIFSHELRAYLHHKIESLPTRLRQSFILHYCQEKSYRDIAKELALSEDNVYKRVQQGRRILQKQLSKYLAGEDDTSLDSLPPCLKLVVPMVEESKPDERAISDWEMPIAIRSMEEINYKVTVTCLENLQHTWYSSPSLLGWT; encoded by the coding sequence ATGCAGGCGAATTTTGAGCAAAAAGCCTTTATTTCCTTAGTAGGTCTGAAAACTGAGAACTTACCGGTAAAGGAAATACGATTACAGGATTTGTCTGGGAACGATTACACTTACTTTTGGCAGTTATGGGAACAGTATCGAGATTATCTTTATAGTCGCTGCTTACAGTGGATGGGAGGTAATCGTCATGATGCCGAAGACTTGTTCAGTCGGGCAATGCTCAAAGCCTGGAATCAATGGCCAGAATATGGGAGTAGAATCACCAAGCCCAGGGCTTGGTTAAGCCGACTCATCCAGAACCTCTGTATAGATTTGCATCGAGAACGCAAGCGAGAGGCGCAAAGGATCAAAAACTTTGAGGATATTCAATTTGCAGATTATGCAGTAGTTACTTCCAGACTTGAATCTCCTGAGTCAGAGATATTTAGTCACGAACTAAGGGCATATCTCCACCACAAAATTGAGTCCTTACCTACGAGATTGCGCCAATCTTTTATCCTTCACTACTGCCAAGAAAAGTCTTACAGAGACATTGCCAAGGAACTCGCCCTCTCAGAAGACAACGTTTACAAACGAGTTCAACAGGGGCGAAGGATTCTACAAAAGCAGTTAAGCAAATATTTGGCAGGGGAAGATGACACTTCCCTAGATTCCCTCCCACCCTGCTTAAAATTGGTGGTTCCGATGGTGGAAGAGTCTAAACCCGATGAAAGGGCGATCTCTGACTGGGAAATGCCGATCGCAATAAGAAGCATGGAAGAAATTAATTACAAAGTAACCGTTACATGCCTAGAAAACTTGCAACATACTTGGTACAGTTCCCCCAGTCTTCTGGGGTGGACATGA
- a CDS encoding tetratricopeptide repeat protein, with amino-acid sequence MNVHLVLGEKPTRQDQKLKTYRQYVQKYPQGWKKRLELADLLSGMGNWQQAIAEYHQVIERQPQLINVRLQLAKILQMMKREAEAIELYVSALALSCNQGTQHHISGLIAVCKGDSHKAIADFDAAADSEPDKIVHWLALGQVQKGRENPIGALRAFSQVLLLNPDDIVALIQSYDALMAMGDFQAARENLDKAIALAPDDFGVLQRQLDRRCGMKLVSGKEGKQTKKLINSVLQQAPHVAEAYKSLAYYHLYRGDWAHGVGVLAEFAEQHPNHPSGWYYYGQCLFHTGEYQAAAEMMLKAYSLYPNDCEIYQALCKILPVAGRLEELRPLLEEMLERFPERWSVWATVGRVLVESFQEIERGCSFSAKVIQLQPQLADTWFRHGRVLALALKHQEAIAALATGWHFLPVAGGYLQSVAAAVWLGESYRARGDDALSRQWCEEACERSQELRSFNSATADYWQGRALEGLGDTSGAIAAYRTALNQQLFYPARGEVKDTLTQLQGMVRKKSRV; translated from the coding sequence ATGAATGTTCATCTAGTTTTAGGCGAAAAGCCAACTCGACAAGATCAGAAGCTCAAAACCTATCGTCAGTATGTGCAGAAGTATCCCCAAGGATGGAAGAAACGGTTGGAATTAGCTGATTTGTTGTCCGGTATGGGGAACTGGCAGCAAGCGATCGCTGAATATCACCAAGTAATTGAGCGACAGCCGCAATTAATCAATGTGCGGCTGCAACTGGCGAAAATCTTGCAGATGATGAAACGGGAAGCAGAGGCTATAGAGCTATATGTAAGTGCCTTAGCATTATCCTGCAATCAAGGAACTCAGCACCATATAAGTGGATTAATTGCCGTCTGTAAAGGTGATAGTCACAAAGCGATCGCTGATTTTGATGCTGCGGCTGATTCAGAACCTGACAAAATCGTTCACTGGTTGGCATTGGGACAAGTGCAGAAGGGCAGAGAAAATCCCATTGGGGCTTTACGAGCCTTTTCACAGGTTTTGTTACTCAATCCAGATGATATTGTCGCCTTGATTCAGAGCTATGATGCACTGATGGCAATGGGGGATTTCCAAGCAGCTAGGGAAAATTTAGATAAAGCGATCGCTCTAGCTCCTGATGATTTCGGGGTACTTCAACGACAGTTAGATCGGCGTTGCGGGATGAAATTAGTATCTGGTAAAGAAGGAAAGCAGACTAAAAAGCTGATTAATTCTGTCCTACAACAGGCTCCTCACGTAGCTGAAGCTTACAAATCACTAGCCTATTATCACCTTTACCGGGGGGATTGGGCGCATGGTGTAGGGGTATTAGCAGAGTTTGCAGAGCAACACCCCAATCATCCTAGTGGTTGGTATTACTATGGACAATGCTTGTTCCACACCGGAGAATATCAGGCGGCGGCTGAGATGATGTTGAAAGCTTATAGTTTGTATCCCAACGATTGTGAAATCTATCAGGCGTTGTGTAAGATTTTACCCGTTGCTGGCCGACTAGAAGAATTACGACCCTTATTAGAAGAGATGCTTGAGCGTTTTCCTGAACGGTGGAGTGTTTGGGCGACAGTGGGGCGCGTTCTGGTGGAAAGCTTTCAAGAAATTGAAAGAGGGTGTAGTTTTTCTGCGAAGGTGATACAACTCCAACCCCAATTAGCTGATACTTGGTTTCGTCATGGGCGGGTGTTGGCTTTAGCCCTTAAACATCAAGAAGCGATCGCGGCTTTGGCTACAGGATGGCATTTTTTACCAGTAGCGGGGGGTTATCTGCAATCTGTAGCTGCTGCGGTGTGGCTGGGAGAAAGTTACCGAGCGAGGGGGGATGATGCCCTAAGTCGGCAGTGGTGCGAAGAGGCTTGTGAGCGAAGTCAGGAACTAAGGTCATTTAACTCGGCTACGGCTGATTACTGGCAAGGGAGAGCCTTAGAGGGGTTGGGGGATACTTCCGGGGCGATCGCAGCTTATCGCACTGCTTTAAATCAACAGTTGTTTTATCCGGCTCGTGGGGAGGTTAAGGATACTTTGACACAGTTACAAGGGATGGTGCGGAAAAAATCTCGTGTTTGA